GGACCCCTTTGGCTGTAACAGTGAAAAAGGTAAATAGGTCAACATCAAGTGCTAtgtttatacatgtaacacCAAAATTGTATTTGCTGGAGGACTGCACTGTACGTGTtaactgtgtgtatacattcAACCAAAAACCTGCCTTTGGTTTTAGATGAACTTCATGTTCCTCCAGTTCAGCTGTCTCCAAGTCCCCTATATTGATGAATGGTGTAGCTACTGGGTCATTGTGTTGCTCCGAGGGTACAGGAGGGTGGCCTGGTGGGTCACTGTGTAGCTCCTCGGATTGGGTGACAGACTCAAGAGACGTCAGTGGGAGAGTATCTGAGGTGGGAGGGGTGGGTGGTTCATCATGGCGGACCTCCTTCTGGGGGGCTTCAACTGTACTCTGGAATTCACGTCCAGGGGGTGGGGACGGACTAGAAGGCTTTTCGTGGAGAGTGAGGTCCACAGAATGTGACTCGTCCTGTGTACAAAAGACATCACATGATTTACTGCGATGGTATGTGCATTCAGTGGCAACAGTATACATGCGATGCGTGCTCACCTTGTCCAGTAGAGTGTACCAGTGCTCCGCAGGGTCAGTGAGGTTGAGagtggagagagagagacgAATCTCACCCAGAAACTGGTTACGGCCAAACCTATCAAAGTCCCAAACACTCATCCATAGTGTGCGTTTCTTAATCTCAGAACTATCCAGTTTGTACTGCAGATACATTACATAATACTCCAgatacattacatgtacatgcatgggagTAATATGACAATTTGCATCAATTTGCACCAAAACATTTCCCAGAACTTTAAGTAATTATGTGATCTACATAGGCTGAATGTCTGTCTACatataagacataattatgttaaatgTAGGATGGAAcacccacataattatggtatgtaAACCATTACCTTGAGTGTCTCGTTGTAGACTGGGTTGAGAGTCTTCTTCTTAATGGCCGTCTTCTTCTTTGAAGTCTTGCTCTTGTCTGGGAGGAGGTACGTCTTGATATAGGGGTCAGAGAGTCCATTGGCGTCTGCAGCCGCCAGTCCTCTGGCCTTGTTCACATGGATCAACAACTGACCAGCTTTGTACTGGACTCCAAACAGCACCTCTCCAGTGATGTCATAGTCTCCCTTGACACCAGCTGCACTGTAGAGACTGGTCTGGCTACCAAAGCTGGCCACACTGCCAGCACTCTTCAGACCACCTCTCTGTGAGGTTTATAAAACCAACATAATATGGCATTTCATAtcagcacatgcacagtcaGTCATGTAAAGGTAACAAGCTATAAAGattgtacacacataattaatgGATTAACATTTCTAAAAATGTTGTGTTAACCTGTTGGTGTGTATGATCCTCTTCCTTGTCCTCCAGGGCACCTGCTTCCCCTATACTGATGAATGGTGTGACTGGTACAAGAGGGGGGCCTGGTGGGTCACTCTGAGGTTGGCTCATCTCGGGGACAAGTGATGTTGACGATACAAGAGGAGGGGAGACATCTTTGACAGCAGCAGGGATGTCGAGCACAGGGTCATCAGACTGGAGGGGCTGTTCTGGTTCACTGTGGAGGAGATCAGTCTGTGGGGACTGTTCTGGTTCAATGTGGAGAAGATCAGTCTGTGGGGACTGTTCAGGTTCACTGTGGAGGAGCTCAGCCTGGGGGGACTGTTCAGGTTCACTGTGAAGGAGATCAGTCTGGGGGGGCTGTTCAGGTTCGCTGTGAAGGAGCTCAGTCTGGGGGGACTCTTGTTCTGTGGATGATTCGACAGGGAGATGGAGTTTGATAGGTGAATCACTCTAAAAGTGGAAGAAAACAAAATTGTATGCAGGGTTTTCAGAATAATGTGTCAAAACTCAAGTTAGGGGCCTCAGCTATTACATGTAAAGGAACAAGTCACGGCTGTCTaaattcgtgaaatgatgtaATCCTACCTTGTCCAGTAGAGTGTACCAGTGTTCTGTTGGGTCTGTGAGGTTGAGagtggagagagagagacgAATCTCACCCAGAAACTGGTTATGGCCAAACCTATCAAAGTCCCAAACACTCATCCACAGTGTGTGTTTCTCAATCTCAGAACTATCCAGTTTGTACTGCAAATTGATACATGAATAGGAAAAACACAGAATGTATTGAATACAgccacagcataattatgtgatccTAATTTCTCAACATCTGTGTTCCGGCTAAACACTAAATTACTGGGTAATGTCTATACTAGGAAACTATTCAGCCAAGATACACAATCATGGTCCATTGGGTATGGAGCATTCTTTCCATGCatagtaaaattaataatgtgtATACTGAAATGCATACCTTGAGTGTCTCATTGTAGACTGGGTTGAGAGTCTTCTTCTTAATGGCTGTCTTCTTCTTTGAGGTCTTGCTCTTGTCTGGGAGGAGGTACGTCTTGATATAGGGGTCAGAGAGTCCATTGGCGTCTGCAGCCGCCAGTCCTCTGGCCTTGTTCACATGGATCAACAACTGACCAGCTTTGTACTGGACTCCAAACAGCACCTCTCCAGTGATGTCATAGTCTCCCTTGACACCAGCGGCACTGTAGAGACTGGTCTGGCTACTGTGGTAGTCCTGTGTGTACAGTTGGGAGAAATAGTTACATACAAGTTGTGACAACAATCGTACAAGGAAGCTTACATTCTGTACTCTAAGCTAGGCCCATCACAAGTGATAATGGGGCCATATGACTTCAACCGTACTATTTAAACCTCACCTCTCTTTTGAGGTTGCTCTTAGTAGGGGTGGACATGACTAGAGATTCATCCATCTTTGATACCAATAtttgagggggtgggggtgacGGACTTCGTGATGTTGTAACGTTCTCCTGTACGATCTGATCGAGCTTGGTGGGTGTAACATCCCGAGACTGTGAGAGTATGCTCGGCCCGTGCTGTGGAGTGATGGGTGGTGTGAATGCAACGCCTTCAACCATAGCTGGTGTCGTCGACCGCTCCACTTCCCACTCTCTTGTCGGGCTCTCCTTTACAGGGCTTAGTCCAGTCTTCCTCAAAGCCGACGGTGAGATGCGCTTCGTCATGGGGTGCATTGTCGTCCTGAGGGTGTGCcaaagctccacccactctcccggACGTGCCAGGGCTTGGTCCCAGTGGGTCACCTCCTCTCCAATAGAATCCATCCATTCTTTGTGCTTGGCAGCACGGCCTGGAGCAGGGCCCAGTCGTAGACCACCGATAAAATCGTTGCTTCCTCTACGATCAAAATCCCACACAGTTACCTCCAGTACTCTCTCTGTGGAAAGCTCAGAAACGGTCAGAAAATCGTACTTAAACTCCTCTTCCCAGACTGGATTGAGATTGTTCTTGACCACTTTGGTTTTTCGTTTTCCCCCAGAGTTTCTGTTCGGGAGTAAGTAGCATTTTACGGTAGCATCAGTGAGGCCTAGAGGATTCATTTTGGGTAGTTCTTGTGCCTGGTGGATTTTGACGAGGAAGCTGGCCACTCCTTTCCTTGTGTGACCCTTTTGGTCGATGGAGGGCTCCACTTTGAGGCTCAGTCGCAGCCTGCCTCGATAAAAATCATCCTCACTGCCACCATCCTCCTGTGGAATCAGCGACACGTAATAATAAATACTTCTtactgtgtatacatgtaaatctcataaatataataatatcacTTTACTAGTTTTTTGTACTTTAAGCCTAATATACAGAAGCTGCACCAACTACGTAAGTACTGGCTTTGGTCTTAATAGCTGCCTATACACACAAAGAGGCCACCTCTTCAAAAGGTGGACAACaggtaggttgtacatagacTAGTCACTTTACTAATACAAAGCTTTAGCTCACTTTGTCCTGTAGAGTGATCCAGCGTTCTGTTGGGTCTGTGAGGTCAAGagtggagagagagagacgAACCTCACCTAAAAACTGGTTATGGCCAAACCTGTCCCAGTCCCAAACACTCAGCCACAGAGCGTGAGTACCAATCTCACTCCGATCAAGCTTGTTCTGGATAACAACAGTGTAGGAATCGTGATATCATAGACGCTTCCCTGAGAGCTATGTAACTACCAAAGAGATAAATTTCCCAAAGTGTTGTAGCAGAGAAATTATTTGCTCGGGCAATTCCTAACACAAGGACTTAGTGAACTCCTGCTAACACTAACAGAGCCAGTACTAAATGTACAGTAGCTAGCTTACCTTGAGTATCTCGTTAAAGACAGGATTAAGTGTTTTCCTCTGAATAGCAGTTTTCCTTTTAGTTTGCTTAGTCTTATCAGGAAGTAGGTATGTTTTCACGTACGGGTCAGAGGTCAATCCCTTCTTAGCAGCCGCCAGTCCCTGCGCCTTGACAACCTTCACAAACAGCTGTCCATCTTTAAACCACACAGCAATCTTCACCTCTCCAGTGATATCATAGTCGCCCTTGCCACCAGCAGCACTGTACATGCTAGTCATACTGCCAATACTCCCCATGCTGTCAGAGCGTTTCAGATAGTCCATTGCTGGGGTACTGACGACTGGCTGCTTCGGCTCAGAATGTTTCTCTTCCTCATCTTCATCGCTGTCCAGTAGCTCGTTGGCTAAGACACGACGTGCCTCAGTCAATTTAAAGGTGTCACAAGGAGTGGCGGGTGATGGAGAGCCCTCAGGGCTGCTACGACGTTCGTAACGAACCACGATGGACGAGGTCACGCTCGAGGGGCTTGCAATGGTGGGTTGTGAGTGCGTCACGGGAATAGGGATAGGAGAGCCCGACCGAGATCTGTGACTAGCTGGAAAGTGGAAACACGCATAAGTTTAAACTATTTATACAATCTGAACTAACCTGCTTGCAGAGATTTTATTACAAGCTCAGAGCCATATAGTGAAGAAAGGACTTCTCCTTCATTCTGATTGGTCGCTGATCTCACGGGAGCTGGAGAGTTATTTTGCGACGAACGGGGGGTTACAGTTTGAGAGCTGGGTAGCACATTGTACTCTTTTGATTGCAGTTCCAGCAACCTAGATAATTAATTAGAGTTGGTGGTTAACTTGGGaaaaacaaacacacaatgtGTTTCCCAATGGGAGAGCGTGTGAATACTTGTCATGCATGATACGTATGCAAACAGGTCACctgacatgtataattatgtacatcacaatgacatcacaatgACATCATGAGGTCACGTTATTGTAACTACTAATGCATACACCACAGTATGATAATGTGCAGTAGACCCCCACTAATCCAGTTTCCTTTGTTTTGTAACCGTGACCACTCTTGCAGCTGCAAAATTGCGATGAAGAGTATTCACAAGAGCATTATATGTCTGTCCATGTGCCAACCAGTGGTTAATGATCGTCTTCAGTTCAAGACCTTTGGATTAGTGAGGGTCTAACTGTACGGCTTGTACAATTATTACTATCAAAGTCAGTCAATTTCACAGGCTATAAAAGTCTTACTTCTGCTTTGAACAGACGTCACAGACGAAGCTCGGAGGTCTGGTATAGGGCACTTTCCTACAGCGTTTACACACTCTGTAGCTGCACTGGGGGCAGTTGGCTCCGGTGTTGAATATGCGGCCAAACCGCCTCTCACAACAGCTGCACCTTGGAGGAGGAGTCGAGGCAACCTCTTTCTGGTGGGTACGGTTTTGCTGGATAGTTTGACGTAAGGTACTGAAGGAGAGAAAAAAGACGTATTACAAACTATGTTATtcctcaatataattataaagtgaATTCATGTTTCATATAAATTCATgggttttataattatttacagcTGTCTATTAAGCAATCCCATATTCAATTCTCTCACCCTAGCCTTATTCTATCTCTAGTCCTGAGCGCTTGGTCGGCTTGCAGAACACTTCCAATCTTCTCTCTCTCCTCCTCAGTTAAGAAGCTGAGGTCCAGTAACGAGGGCTCGCCATCTGTGCTGTCCTGAGGGGTGCCTGGAACCGTGTCTTGGGTAGTGTTTGATGCCATTGTGAAGCTCGAAGCTGACCAGCCAGCCAGCGGAGTTTAATTAATTGTAGTTGGGCATGGCATAATCTTGGGTCGGCCAGTGGGTAAAGCAAAGGATTGGCTTTGTTCAGGAAAGGAAgttaaatttaaccacaacacACCCCTCGAATTCTTCAGCAATTGCAGGGAAGGCAAACTGGGCACTGGcacaacaataaaataatgtatcccatattgcactcttagccatactattaattatacataatacttCACATTGTCTCGGTTTTAAGGAATAATGATATAATATCCTAAGCTAATAACGTTTCTGTGTCTGCAGAAAGGAGTTTGGCAAATTCTTCTCCTGAAATGTCCTTTGTTTCGACACGATCCAGTGCACGTCCCAACTGTACAGCCAGGAGATGCTTGCACATGAGAGCGTCTTCCTTCAGAaccacactgtacacaaatGAGGGGCAATTGCAGTAGTTACTGGACACCAGACAAGTGTAGACTCTGTTCCCAGCACTTGCTTGAACTTGGAATAGCTCTCTTCCAGCAGGACACACAAAGCACATCACATGATTCTTGTCCACAAGGTCCAATGCATGAAGAAGAGACTGTTGGAAAACAGAGTGAAGTGCAGACAGTAGATTTTCTGGCAGAGATGGACCCTCTAGATTATTCTGTGACTCTCTCCTCACTTCCAACAAGAGCTGATCAATAGTGCCCTGAAGAATTCTTCTTAGAGACTCCATTCCATGATGGGGGCGTGACCTTCATATGAATgaaggccacgcccatctgttCAGCGTAGcttgttagcctcgattccaggccgctttcAATTGAGGAAGtggagaggggctgggatcgaggctagtagctTGTTTGAGAgactatataaattatacgttCCTACAAAATTTCATCAATTCATATATTCATGCAACCATCTCATAATTTTTTCATATAATGCCTAACCACACTGAGTAGCTACATAATTTCCGAGTTCGACCAAGCTGTCACGGTGGCTGTCCTTTCATTGTGAACTCTCTGATGAACTCTTCATTCATTTGTACCCCGTACCCACCCTttttaattattcattgacaaGAAATGCAAAATATATACTGCTTCTATCCCTTAAAgcattcatcaagccatccgATCTGTTCCATAAGCTCGTCTTGTATCTATGCATGGAATTCAAACACAATCATTTATTAAACGAATATAATATAAACACATATACTTTTTTAGCGAAACAAAACATgctgagaggcattagcacagcacagACTGCAACATTCAATTATAgcgataattatagtctacttCAGTAAACTGTGACGTCCCTATATTATGCAGCTACCAGTACACATAATGAATGCTGAAGTATTTGTATCAATGTCACACCATAGACTAATCTCTGGTCACACTTCTATTGATCaagaaaaattggcctgggaacaTAGCGAGGCTAAAACGGAGCTACAAATTAAGAGatactcataataattatgaaggcAATCCCATACCAGATCGTATGCACATGTTATCAGGCGTTAATGAAGTAAAAAAAGGTAACCAGAAACATTTTCTCACCACTGTCCAGTGGCTCAGTGGTGAACAGGATCCAGATCTGACTCGACAAGCTTCAAGCTTACTTCAGACCCTCGTTGACGTTGTTATAGCCACAAACCCGAAAACCCGATAATGGTTTCGTAAAAAAACGAGGACagcttttttattttttatttttttcataatttatgacattgtacagttgacattgttataattatactgcgaAAAATCTCTGATtaaacaaaaacagacaaaaattCTGGCGACAAAAGCTCAAAAGTCAGAGTCTTTCCATTTTAAAGAAGAGTATTTTTGAGAATCTGATGGTTGCCGGCTTGCTCCCGGGTTTGGAGGCGTGTACTCTCCAATGCCCACTGATTTGAGATAGCTATTGGCCATTCTCTTCGCATAGTTCATCTTCTCGTCATGCTCTGTAAAAATAAACATTCCACATTGACTCATGGAGACAGTCTGTTGGACTAGTAATTCAATATCACTGCACTCTAAGCTCTAATGTCAATTTGCTTATACTGCTAAAatcagctataataatacatggcTTACAAATCATCTATATTTTGCATAATTAtcacctataataattatactcacttcGTCTCGAAGGGAACATGAGGTCGTTGGCTTTAGTGGGTCTGACTCCTTGAGCCTCCCCGATGTTTGGCTTTCTCTTGGCAGTGGGGGGAGAGGTGACTCCATTGACTAGTCCGGGGGAGCCAAACGGTCGCTTGCTGGGAGCCTCTGAACTGTTGTAAGAGTAATTGCTCTTCTTTACATTCCAGGGTGATTGTTGCTCTAGGGGAACAGAGAGTATAATGATAATTACCAAATACCGTCTTATCATGGACAAAATCAATGTCATACTGAATGCTAATAAATATTGTATATACTAGCTTGAATGACAAGGCGTTGTATAGTTTAGCAAGGTGACTAAACACGCTATCACAAAGGCTGCTGATTGGTATAAAGTAGTGAGACATGCATAGAATGGCACAGTGGTACCTTGTAGGGGTGCCCTTTTTGTCTCGAAGGAGAATTCATCATCTTTTTGAGTAGTGTAgccatttgtgtgtgttgcaTGTGCTGCAGATAAAGGGGAatgcaatgaataattaatgcagCTTTGTTAAACGTATCCTCCTTGGATACGTTCTAATGAATCAGCTTTTGAGTGAAACTCTCCTAAAAATCAATTAAATCACACAGTGCAATGGCGTGTTGAGGATTGTAAGTGCCCTTTAAGGTACCCCATTAGTGCTCCTATATGGAGGGGTTTATTATCATGGCAGCACATCGTATAATGTGTTAGCAATAATTCTTGCAGAAAAGTTTTCCAGGCAAATGATTGTAGACTGAGTCGGTGACTTGGACTTATAAGGTCAACAACATGAGCTCTGGCACAGCTTTGAATAATGGCTCAAGAATGTCAACAGTACATTTTATACTCTGACAGTATCAAATagcatgcagcatgcacagTCCAGTGCTACAGCTTTCCAGACAAATAGAAAACGCACTAGCCCATTGTAAAGCACAAAAAGCACCACCACAAGTTGTCAGACTTGTACGTTGAAATAAAGTCGAGACTAAACATCAATTAGAGAACAATGCACCTACAAGAAACATGCATTCAGCTCACATTTAGCGACAAAGTCTTTGTTGCTCTTTGGTAGTACTGGAGACTGCTGGGCTGCAATGGCTCCATGACGTGAGTAATGGCCGGCAGTCTGCACAGAGGAGGAGGTAGGAGGTGCATGAGATGCTGTTGGTGCCTTCCCTCCTTGATGGTGGATGTTTTTACGCACACTCCAAACCTCTTGAAGGTCTGACTCAAAATCTACACAAAGAATGCTCAGATGAAAATCACACCAGTGTGAGTGGTCAGTATCATATACCTGTTAGGCCTTGTGTCCTGGCTGGCTTGATTGTGCTGAAGTTGTTGGACTGAGAGTGATCACTGCTAGTGCGACGATTTGGACCAGGATAATGGAATCGTTTCTCTGCATTGAAAAATAAACAATTCAAAACTGAAGCTTAATGCTAACTCATGCATATAAGGGATAATCACAGCTATACATAGATGATCTAGCTTTTATCTGATGTGTAATAGACTAGCTCATCCTCACTGGTGGTGGTGGACTCATTCTGGTTGTCAGCTTCTGGCTGCTGATTCTTGGCCAATGCCTCAATGGCTTCAATCCTTGACCTCACAGACGACATCTCCCTGGCCGGCTAGGTAGAATTGAGTAGCTG
This genomic stretch from Halichondria panicea chromosome 16, odHalPani1.1, whole genome shotgun sequence harbors:
- the LOC135350110 gene encoding uncharacterized protein LOC135350110 isoform X2 encodes the protein MASNTTQDTVPGTPQDSTDGEPSLLDLSFLTEEEREKIGSVLQADQALRTRDRIRLGTLRQTIQQNRTHQKEVASTPPPRCSCCERRFGRIFNTGANCPQCSYRVCKRCRKVPYTRPPSFVCDVCSKQKLLELQSKEYNVLPSSQTVTPRSSQNNSPAPVRSATNQNEGEVLSSLYGSELVIKSLQAASHRSRSGSPIPIPVTHSQPTIASPSSVTSSIVVRYERRSSPEGSPSPATPCDTFKLTEARRVLANELLDSDEDEEEKHSEPKQPVVSTPAMDYLKRSDSMGSIGSMTSMYSAAGGKGDYDITGEVKIAVWFKDGQLFVKVVKAQGLAAAKKGLTSDPYVKTYLLPDKTKQTKRKTAIQRKTLNPVFNEILKNKLDRSEIGTHALWLSVWDWDRFGHNQFLGEVRLSLSTLDLTDPTERWITLQDKEDGGSEDDFYRGRLRLSLKVEPSIDQKGHTRKGVASFLVKIHQAQELPKMNPLGLTDATVKCYLLPNRNSGGKRKTKVVKNNLNPVWEEEFKYDFLTVSELSTERVLEVTVWDFDRRGSNDFIGGLRLGPAPGRAAKHKEWMDSIGEEVTHWDQALARPGEWVELWHTLRTTMHPMTKRISPSALRKTGLSPVKESPTREWEVERSTTPAMVEGVAFTPPITPQHGPSILSQSRDVTPTKLDQIVQENVTTSRSPSPPPPQILVSKMDESLVMSTPTKSNLKREDYHSSQTSLYSAAGVKGDYDITGEVLFGVQYKAGQLLIHVNKARGLAAADANGLSDPYIKTYLLPDKSKTSKKKTAIKKKTLNPVYNETLKYKLDSSEIEKHTLWMSVWDFDRFGHNQFLGEIRLSLSTLNLTDPTEHWYTLLDKDESHSVDLTLHEKPSSPSPPPGREFQSTVEAPQKEVRHDEPPTPPTSDTLPLTSLESVTQSEELHSDPPGHPPVPSEQHNDPVATPFINIGDLETAELEEHEVHLKPKPKGSLHRGGLLGLKQSDSMASFGSMASVYSAAGGKGDYDITGEVLFGVQYKAGQLLIHVNKARGLAAADDNGLSDPYIKTYLLPDKSKTSKKKTAIKKKTLNPVYNETLKYKLDSSEIEKHTLWMSVWDFDRFGRNQFLGEVRLSLSTLNLTDPTEHWYTLLDKDEGGEGASYHGQLQLSLMFSPSEKQSKSKKTKGTLNIAVRQAKDLPQMNSSGTTDAFLKFYLLPDKSNSGKRKTGVVKNNLSPVWGTTFAYEKVSLEELSSERVLEVGVWDFNKGASSDFIGGLRLGPAPGRAAKHHQWMDSIGEEVTHWEAVLARPGEWVELWHTLRTSMDYRSVSLT
- the LOC135350110 gene encoding uncharacterized protein LOC135350110 isoform X1, which produces MASNTTQDTVPGTPQDSTDGEPSLLDLSFLTEEEREKIGSVLQADQALRTRDRIRLGTLRQTIQQNRTHQKEVASTPPPRCSCCERRFGRIFNTGANCPQCSYRVCKRCRKVPYTRPPSFVCDVCSKQKLLELQSKEYNVLPSSQTVTPRSSQNNSPAPVRSATNQNEGEVLSSLYGSELVIKSLQAASHRSRSGSPIPIPVTHSQPTIASPSSVTSSIVVRYERRSSPEGSPSPATPCDTFKLTEARRVLANELLDSDEDEEEKHSEPKQPVVSTPAMDYLKRSDSMGSIGSMTSMYSAAGGKGDYDITGEVKIAVWFKDGQLFVKVVKAQGLAAAKKGLTSDPYVKTYLLPDKTKQTKRKTAIQRKTLNPVFNEILKNKLDRSEIGTHALWLSVWDWDRFGHNQFLGEVRLSLSTLDLTDPTERWITLQDKEDGGSEDDFYRGRLRLSLKVEPSIDQKGHTRKGVASFLVKIHQAQELPKMNPLGLTDATVKCYLLPNRNSGGKRKTKVVKNNLNPVWEEEFKYDFLTVSELSTERVLEVTVWDFDRRGSNDFIGGLRLGPAPGRAAKHKEWMDSIGEEVTHWDQALARPGEWVELWHTLRTTMHPMTKRISPSALRKTGLSPVKESPTREWEVERSTTPAMVEGVAFTPPITPQHGPSILSQSRDVTPTKLDQIVQENVTTSRSPSPPPPQILVSKMDESLVMSTPTKSNLKREDYHSSQTSLYSAAGVKGDYDITGEVLFGVQYKAGQLLIHVNKARGLAAADANGLSDPYIKTYLLPDKSKTSKKKTAIKKKTLNPVYNETLKYKLDSSEIEKHTLWMSVWDFDRFGHNQFLGEIRLSLSTLNLTDPTEHWYTLLDKSDSPIKLHLPVESSTEQESPQTELLHSEPEQPPQTDLLHSEPEQSPQAELLHSEPEQSPQTDLLHIEPEQSPQTDLLHSEPEQPLQSDDPVLDIPAAVKDVSPPLVSSTSLVPEMSQPQSDPPGPPLVPVTPFISIGEAGALEDKEEDHTHQQRGGLKSAGSVASFGSQTSLYSAAGVKGDYDITGEVLFGVQYKAGQLLIHVNKARGLAAADANGLSDPYIKTYLLPDKSKTSKKKTAIKKKTLNPVYNETLKYKLDSSEIKKRTLWMSVWDFDRFGRNQFLGEIRLSLSTLNLTDPAEHWYTLLDKDESHSVDLTLHEKPSSPSPPPGREFQSTVEAPQKEVRHDEPPTPPTSDTLPLTSLESVTQSEELHSDPPGHPPVPSEQHNDPVATPFINIGDLETAELEEHEVHLKPKPKGSLHRGGLLGLKQSDSMASFGSMASVYSAAGGKGDYDITGEVLFGVQYKAGQLLIHVNKARGLAAADDNGLSDPYIKTYLLPDKSKTSKKKTAIKKKTLNPVYNETLKYKLDSSEIEKHTLWMSVWDFDRFGRNQFLGEVRLSLSTLNLTDPTEHWYTLLDKDEGGEGASYHGQLQLSLMFSPSEKQSKSKKTKGTLNIAVRQAKDLPQMNSSGTTDAFLKFYLLPDKSNSGKRKTGVVKNNLSPVWGTTFAYEKVSLEELSSERVLEVGVWDFNKGASSDFIGGLRLGPAPGRAAKHHQWMDSIGEEVTHWEAVLARPGEWVELWHTLRTSMDYRSVSLT
- the LOC135349783 gene encoding zinc finger SWIM domain-containing protein 7-like, whose amino-acid sequence is MESLRRILQGTIDQLLLEVRRESQNNLEGPSLPENLLSALHSVFQQSLLHALDLVDKNHVMCFVCPAGRELFQVQASAGNRVYTCLVSSNYCNCPSFVYSVVLKEDALMCKHLLAVQLGRALDRVETKDISGEEFAKLLSADTETLLA
- the LOC135350166 gene encoding uncharacterized protein LOC135350166: MSSVRSRIEAIEALAKNQQPEADNQNESTTTKKRFHYPGPNRRTSSDHSQSNNFSTIKPARTQGLTDFESDLQEVWSVRKNIHHQGGKAPTASHAPPTSSSVQTAGHYSRHGAIAAQQSPVLPKSNKDFVAKSHATHTNGYTTQKDDEFSFETKRAPLQEQQSPWNVKKSNYSYNSSEAPSKRPFGSPGLVNGVTSPPTAKRKPNIGEAQGVRPTKANDLMFPSRRKHDEKMNYAKRMANSYLKSVGIGEYTPPNPGASRQPSDSQKYSSLKWKDSDF